In Campylobacter vulpis, a genomic segment contains:
- the pgsA gene encoding CDP-diacylglycerol--glycerol-3-phosphate 3-phosphatidyltransferase: protein MNLPNFLAILRMILAPLLFFVLTFPFENVHQSWINYFATLLFSLAALSDFFDGFIARNWGQTTKLGAILDPLADKMLILAAFLGLLLLDRANEWVIYLILVREFFITGFRVVMVSENLDVSASFAGKLKTGFQMTAIIFLMLDWIFGDILLYIALALTIYSGFEYVYHYIKHRKKQ from the coding sequence ATGAATTTACCAAATTTTCTAGCTATTTTAAGAATGATTTTAGCACCGCTTTTATTTTTTGTCCTTACCTTTCCCTTTGAAAATGTGCATCAAAGCTGGATTAATTATTTTGCCACTCTACTTTTTTCTTTAGCGGCTTTAAGTGATTTTTTTGACGGATTTATAGCAAGAAATTGGGGGCAGACGACAAAATTGGGTGCTATTTTAGACCCTTTAGCAGATAAAATGCTTATCTTAGCCGCTTTTTTAGGGCTTTTGCTTTTAGATAGGGCAAATGAATGGGTAATTTACCTTATTTTAGTGCGTGAGTTTTTTATCACAGGCTTTAGAGTTGTTATGGTGAGTGAAAATTTAGATGTGAGTGCTTCTTTTGCAGGTAAGCTTAAAACAGGCTTTCAAATGACCGCCATCATCTTTTTGATGCTTGATTGGATTTTTGGTGATATTTTGCTTTACATTGCCCTTGCACTTACGATTTACTCGGGTTTTGAATATGTTTATCACTATATCAAACATAGGAAAAAACAATGA
- the rseP gene encoding RIP metalloprotease RseP has translation MKSLLFLLIILILGLKFYSVQFLATIFAISFLIFFHELGHFLAAKSLGIRVEIFSIGFGKSFFEREFKNTKYRLSVLPLGGYVKLKGQDDLNPALRNYDKDSYGSLSPLQKIYILFAGPFFNLLLAFLLYIAIANLGLEKASAKIGFIAPNSAAQEMGLLEGDIIKSINGVKIQSFDEIPALLTPNALIIEIQREEKLLNFLITPKTGQAYNEFGQIMPKLQLGIAPSNEKISVSYTGLQSLSYALDESIKASTLIIKGLFKLINGDIEAKNLGGIITMVDLTSKAAEISLSWLLFITALISINLGILNLLPIPMLDGGHILFNFYALIFKKEVPQKAFEYLSYGGMALLLSLMLFATFNDIVRLTQN, from the coding sequence ATGAAAAGCCTTCTTTTTCTTTTGATCATCTTAATTTTAGGCTTAAAATTTTACTCCGTGCAATTTTTAGCGACTATTTTTGCCATTTCCTTTTTAATATTTTTTCACGAATTAGGACATTTTTTAGCCGCAAAATCTTTAGGTATAAGGGTAGAAATTTTTAGCATAGGTTTTGGCAAAAGCTTTTTTGAGAGAGAATTTAAAAACACAAAATACCGCTTGAGTGTCTTACCACTTGGAGGTTATGTCAAACTTAAAGGGCAAGATGATTTAAATCCCGCTTTAAGAAATTACGATAAAGATAGCTACGGCTCACTTTCTCCTCTCCAAAAAATTTACATACTCTTTGCAGGACCCTTTTTCAATCTCCTTTTAGCCTTTTTGCTTTACATCGCCATAGCAAATTTGGGCTTAGAAAAAGCCTCCGCTAAAATAGGCTTCATCGCTCCCAATTCAGCCGCACAAGAGATGGGACTTTTAGAAGGAGATATCATTAAAAGTATCAATGGTGTCAAAATTCAAAGTTTTGATGAAATCCCTGCCCTACTCACTCCAAACGCCTTAATAATCGAAATTCAAAGAGAAGAAAAGCTTTTAAATTTTCTCATTACACCAAAAACTGGACAAGCTTATAATGAATTTGGACAAATCATGCCAAAACTGCAACTTGGAATAGCTCCAAGTAATGAAAAAATAAGCGTTAGCTACACAGGCTTACAAAGTTTAAGCTATGCCTTAGATGAAAGCATAAAAGCTTCTACTCTTATTATAAAAGGACTTTTCAAACTCATCAATGGCGATATAGAAGCAAAAAATTTAGGCGGCATCATTACTATGGTTGATTTGACTTCAAAAGCTGCAGAAATAAGTCTTTCGTGGCTTTTATTTATCACAGCTTTAATTTCTATCAATCTTGGAATTTTAAATCTTTTACCCATACCTATGCTCGATGGAGGACATATTTTATTTAATTTTTACGCCCTTATTTTCAAAAAAGAAGTTCCACAAAAAGCCTTTGAATATCTAAGTTATGGCGGTATGGCTTTACTTTTAAGCCTAATGCTTTTTGCGACCTTTAATGACATAGTAAGACTAACGCAAAATTAA
- the rpsF gene encoding 30S ribosomal protein S6, which produces MKHYEVLFILKPTLTEEEVSTKLEFVKEILSKNGAEIQTIVPMGTRKLAYKIKKYERGTYFVIYFKAPTSLIAELERVLRITEEVIRFLIVKYENKKEISAWEKLSQGIKQSKKEIKPIEAPEIQ; this is translated from the coding sequence ATGAAACATTATGAGGTTTTATTTATTTTAAAGCCTACGCTAACCGAAGAAGAAGTTAGCACGAAGTTGGAATTCGTTAAAGAAATTCTTAGTAAAAATGGTGCAGAAATTCAAACCATTGTGCCTATGGGCACAAGAAAACTCGCGTATAAAATCAAAAAATACGAAAGAGGAACTTATTTTGTCATTTATTTCAAAGCTCCTACAAGTCTAATTGCCGAGCTTGAAAGGGTGCTTAGAATTACCGAAGAGGTTATAAGATTTTTGATTGTTAAATATGAAAATAAGAAAGAAATTTCCGCTTGGGAAAAGCTTTCTCAAGGTATCAAGCAGTCAAAAAAAGAAATTAAACCTATAGAAGCCCCTGAAATTCAATAG
- a CDS encoding single-stranded DNA-binding protein, whose amino-acid sequence MFNKVVLIGNLTRDIEMRYGQSGTAIGSSAIAVTRKFSVNGEKREETCFVDITFFGRQAEVANQYLSKGSKLLVEGRLKFDQWTDQNGQNRSKHSVQIENMEMLGNNQNGANNFTPNNYAETQSYDPYTNENSKKPAQKTPNQNQEKIREIDVDAYDSDDSDLPF is encoded by the coding sequence ATGTTTAACAAAGTTGTTTTGATTGGAAATCTTACTAGAGATATAGAAATGCGTTATGGGCAAAGTGGAACAGCCATAGGTTCTTCCGCTATCGCTGTTACAAGGAAATTTAGTGTCAATGGCGAGAAACGCGAAGAAACTTGTTTTGTTGATATTACCTTTTTTGGCAGACAAGCAGAAGTAGCAAATCAATATCTTTCAAAAGGAAGCAAACTTCTCGTTGAGGGGCGTTTAAAATTTGATCAATGGACTGATCAAAATGGTCAAAATCGCTCTAAACATAGCGTTCAAATTGAAAATATGGAAATGCTGGGTAATAATCAAAATGGTGCAAATAATTTTACCCCTAACAATTACGCAGAAACACAAAGCTACGATCCTTACACTAATGAAAATAGCAAAAAACCTGCACAAAAAACTCCCAATCAAAATCAAGAGAAAATTAGAGAAATCGATGTCGATGCTTATGATAGTGATGACAGCGATTTACCATTTTAA
- the rpsR gene encoding 30S ribosomal protein S18, translating into MAEKRKYSRKYCKYTEAKVEFIDYKDTTMLKHALSERFKIMPRRLTGTSKKYQEMVELAIKRARHVALIPYIVDRKNVINNPFEGL; encoded by the coding sequence ATGGCAGAGAAAAGAAAATATTCACGCAAATATTGCAAATATACAGAGGCTAAGGTTGAATTTATAGACTATAAAGACACAACGATGCTAAAACACGCTTTATCTGAACGCTTTAAAATTATGCCACGCCGTTTAACAGGCACAAGCAAGAAATATCAAGAAATGGTAGAATTAGCCATAAAGCGTGCAAGACATGTAGCTCTTATCCCTTATATAGTCGATAGAAAAAATGTAATTAATAATCCTTTTGAGGGATTATAA
- a CDS encoding PulJ/GspJ family protein, protein MKKAFSLLELMIVLIIFSIIFMLMAKPLREFYLLHLKSLEQNEVILKLNQTLFNLENILLKCVNLEFTNENFSCFLKDDESIFVLENGKLKLVNSMLILKNHTSFYSPKSDFAHLLQNKIDLFKDKDGSFYALKDGKVELLNPANFQSEGVFYPLKAKVEFKFEDNALKYTFKPKIFNENLKQEALLLDFVQDFRLREQNGALWIKICVQKSHFSHCLEKMLIL, encoded by the coding sequence ATGAAAAAAGCTTTTAGTTTGCTTGAATTAATGATTGTTTTGATTATTTTTTCTATTATTTTTATGCTTATGGCAAAGCCTTTGAGAGAATTTTATTTATTACACTTAAAGTCTTTGGAGCAAAATGAAGTGATTTTAAAATTAAATCAAACTCTATTCAATTTGGAAAATATCCTTTTAAAATGTGTAAATTTGGAATTTACAAATGAAAATTTCTCCTGTTTTTTGAAAGATGATGAAAGTATTTTTGTGCTTGAAAATGGTAAGTTAAAATTAGTCAATTCAATGTTGATTTTAAAAAATCATACGAGCTTTTATTCTCCAAAGAGTGATTTTGCTCATCTTTTGCAAAATAAAATAGATCTTTTTAAAGATAAAGATGGGAGCTTTTATGCTTTAAAGGATGGAAAAGTTGAGCTTTTAAATCCTGCAAATTTTCAAAGTGAGGGAGTTTTTTATCCCTTAAAAGCCAAAGTTGAATTCAAATTTGAAGATAACGCTTTAAAATACACCTTCAAACCCAAAATATTTAATGAAAATTTGAAACAAGAGGCTTTGTTGCTCGATTTTGTCCAAGATTTTAGATTGAGAGAGCAAAATGGAGCTTTATGGATTAAAATTTGTGTGCAGAAATCACATTTTTCACATTGTTTAGAAAAAATGCTTATCCTATGA
- a CDS encoding type II secretion system protein — MKRAFSFVELVISIIILAFIFSSISLFYTQVDKNNATLKFFERLYALEARLLMHSNDREIFVANDMLKPLRLKETIVKDEIFELKKIEPFDKAYRQYFYNEKSF, encoded by the coding sequence ATGAAAAGAGCATTTTCTTTTGTCGAGCTTGTAATTTCTATAATTATCTTGGCTTTTATTTTTAGTTCAATTTCGCTTTTTTATACACAAGTTGATAAAAATAATGCAACCTTAAAGTTTTTTGAAAGACTCTACGCCCTTGAAGCAAGACTTTTAATGCATTCAAATGATAGAGAAATTTTTGTTGCTAATGATATGCTAAAACCCTTACGATTAAAAGAGACAATTGTAAAAGATGAAATTTTTGAATTAAAAAAAATAGAGCCTTTTGATAAAGCTTATAGGCAGTATTTTTACAATGAAAAAAGCTTTTAG
- a CDS encoding pyrroline-5-carboxylate reductase, with amino-acid sequence MSSIYILANGAMASALAYGLRDFYEIYIVGREVQKLEYLRKEGFKTLLYNEFDLENKNVILAFKPYALNEMSQILKGEARILISVLANTSLKDLECIRAQNIARIMPNVAAKYKASTTPFILKNGLFKEEIVQILTSFGNAYELSSEKQMPSAMALSGCAPAFLSLVAEALANGGVYRGLDKELSLKLTQGLFESFSTLLAHEHPALIKESVCSPAGVSIKGVKVLEERAIRAAFMEAVYISSK; translated from the coding sequence ATGTCTAGCATTTATATCCTTGCAAATGGTGCTATGGCGAGTGCCTTAGCTTATGGTTTGAGAGATTTTTATGAAATTTATATAGTGGGGCGTGAGGTTCAAAAACTTGAATATTTAAGAAAAGAAGGTTTTAAGACTTTACTTTATAACGAATTTGATTTGGAAAATAAAAATGTTATTTTAGCTTTTAAACCTTACGCTTTAAATGAAATGTCTCAAATTTTAAAAGGAGAGGCAAGAATTTTAATTTCTGTTTTGGCAAATACTAGCTTGAAAGATTTAGAGTGTATTAGAGCTCAAAATATTGCAAGGATTATGCCAAATGTCGCTGCTAAATATAAAGCTTCTACCACGCCTTTTATCTTAAAAAATGGGCTTTTTAAAGAAGAGATAGTGCAAATTTTAACAAGTTTTGGTAATGCTTATGAATTAAGTAGTGAAAAGCAAATGCCAAGTGCTATGGCTTTAAGTGGCTGTGCGCCAGCTTTTCTTTCTTTAGTGGCTGAGGCTCTTGCAAATGGGGGTGTGTATAGGGGTTTAGATAAGGAGTTAAGTTTAAAGCTCACGCAAGGACTTTTTGAAAGCTTTTCTACACTTTTAGCTCACGAGCACCCAGCTCTTATCAAAGAAAGTGTTTGCTCACCTGCTGGTGTGAGTATAAAAGGCGTGAAGGTGTTGGAAGAAAGGGCTATTAGAGCGGCATTTATGGAGGCTGTTTATATCAGCTCCAAATGA
- the fliW gene encoding flagellar assembly protein FliW: MTLAVKCPILGFEETKNMEFTTIDEIFVRLKSLDGKDFSFVLINPYLIRPDYEFDIPTYYQELLSLTPESKQQVFNIVALAKTIEESTVNFLAPVVINLDNNTMAQVILDTVHYPDFFQAEKISNYIKK, translated from the coding sequence ATGACTCTAGCTGTTAAGTGCCCTATCTTGGGTTTTGAAGAAACTAAGAATATGGAATTTACAACCATAGATGAGATATTTGTCAGGCTTAAAAGCCTTGATGGCAAGGACTTCTCTTTTGTTCTCATTAATCCCTATCTCATACGCCCTGATTATGAATTTGATATACCTACTTATTACCAGGAATTACTTTCACTCACGCCAGAATCTAAACAGCAGGTTTTTAATATAGTCGCTTTAGCAAAGACTATTGAAGAATCCACGGTAAATTTTCTTGCTCCAGTAGTAATTAATTTAGATAATAATACTATGGCACAAGTTATTTTAGATACGGTCCATTATCCTGATTTTTTTCAAGCAGAAAAAATTTCTAATTACATTAAAAAATAA
- a CDS encoding outer membrane protein assembly factor BamD has protein sequence MKKKLLILSLIITFFTACSTKNKDELYNLSPSQWYAQIIKDLQDKDLEKADTHYSGMASEHIADPLLEPILIILAQAHMDEEEYQLAEFYLDEYNKKFGNSKNVDYTRYLKIKAKFEAFAVPNRNQALMLQSQQEIDNFLKEYPNTQYKPLVQTMLTKFNIAVFYLDSTIADLYNRTDRQQSYEIYQEKLQQSEFFERSIITPELPWYRAIFEKF, from the coding sequence ATGAAAAAGAAATTATTGATTTTATCTTTGATTATCACTTTTTTCACAGCTTGTAGCACGAAAAATAAAGATGAGCTTTATAATCTTAGCCCATCACAATGGTATGCGCAAATTATTAAGGATTTACAGGATAAAGATTTAGAAAAGGCGGACACGCATTATAGCGGTATGGCAAGTGAGCATATTGCAGACCCTCTATTAGAGCCTATACTCATCATACTAGCTCAAGCACATATGGACGAAGAGGAATATCAACTAGCTGAATTTTACTTAGATGAATATAATAAAAAATTTGGAAATTCCAAAAATGTCGATTATACGCGCTATCTTAAAATAAAAGCTAAATTTGAAGCCTTTGCTGTGCCAAATCGCAATCAAGCCTTAATGCTCCAAAGTCAGCAAGAAATCGATAATTTTCTAAAAGAATATCCAAACACACAATACAAGCCTTTAGTGCAAACTATGCTGACAAAATTTAATATTGCCGTGTTTTATTTAGACAGCACCATAGCGGATTTATACAATAGAACAGATAGACAACAAAGCTATGAGATTTACCAAGAAAAATTACAACAATCAGAATTTTTTGAAAGAAGTATTATAACACCTGAACTTCCTTGGTATAGAGCAATATTTGAAAAATTTTAA
- the lon gene encoding endopeptidase La yields the protein MELEDIVAVRQIFPVLIEDELFLYPFMITPIFINDSKNSSALDKALKDDNMIFVAPSKYENGRSFDEIYDCGVIGSIMRKVPLPDGRIKILFQGHSKARITKRISNKPLEARIEPIIEEELEPKKKKALLDVVKEKVKILSNISHYFSPDLLRTIEEGVDASRICDLILNTIRIKKQDAYEFFILSNLEIKLIKLIDLLVEEIETNRLQKDIKNKAHLRIDKANKEYFLKEQLRQIQRELGSDTQKEDEVKEYYKKLELKKPFMHEDAYKEIKKQIEKFDRIHQDNSEASMIQTYIETALDVPFEKISKKKLSIKEVIKQLEHDHYALEKPKRRIEEYFAVRELLEKRKINDKDGAKVILCFYGPPGVGKTSLANSVAKALKRELIRIALGGLEDVNELRGHRRTYIGAMPGRITQGLIEAGQINPVIVLDEIDKLNRSFRGDPSAVLLEILDPEQNSKFRDYYLNFNLDLSKAIFIATANDISNIPSPLRDRMEFIELSSYTPNEKFQITKNYLIPDELKKHGLKASEFSVSKDGIELLISDYTRESGVRTLRRKIAELCRKTAKQILLEETKKININAKNLHTFLDKKVYEIQKRERENKIGQVNGLAWTAVGGDVLKVEAIKIKGKGELMLTGSLGDVMKESAKIAFSVIKVLIDEGKLKFPKKALLDSKTNIYEQYNLHIHVPDGATPKDGPSAGITMATAMASIFSEKKVRSDVAMTGELDLNGRVLPIGGLKEKLIAAYKAEMTTALIPTKNYERDLKDIPQEIRDNMKIIAVREFEEVLKYSLM from the coding sequence ATGGAATTAGAAGACATAGTGGCTGTTAGGCAAATTTTTCCCGTTTTAATTGAAGATGAGCTATTTTTATATCCTTTTATGATAACACCCATCTTTATTAACGATTCTAAAAATTCTAGTGCTTTAGATAAAGCTCTTAAAGATGATAATATGATTTTCGTTGCCCCTTCAAAATATGAAAATGGTCGAAGTTTTGATGAAATTTATGATTGTGGCGTTATAGGCAGCATAATGAGAAAAGTGCCTTTACCAGATGGACGCATAAAAATTCTTTTTCAAGGGCATTCTAAAGCGAGAATTACAAAAAGAATTTCTAACAAACCCCTAGAAGCTAGAATTGAACCCATAATCGAAGAAGAACTAGAACCCAAAAAAAAGAAAGCTCTTTTAGATGTTGTAAAGGAAAAAGTAAAAATTCTCTCTAACATTAGCCATTATTTTTCACCCGATTTGCTAAGAACCATTGAAGAGGGTGTCGATGCTTCAAGAATTTGCGATTTGATTTTAAATACCATAAGGATAAAAAAGCAAGATGCTTACGAATTTTTTATCCTTTCAAATTTAGAAATCAAACTTATCAAACTTATTGATTTGTTAGTGGAAGAAATCGAAACCAATCGCTTACAAAAAGATATCAAAAATAAGGCACACTTAAGAATTGACAAAGCAAATAAAGAATATTTTCTTAAAGAGCAATTAAGACAAATTCAAAGAGAATTGGGCTCAGACACACAAAAAGAAGATGAAGTCAAAGAATATTACAAAAAACTAGAACTCAAAAAGCCTTTTATGCACGAAGATGCCTACAAAGAAATCAAAAAGCAAATTGAAAAATTTGACAGAATTCATCAAGACAATTCAGAAGCCTCTATGATACAAACCTACATAGAAACGGCTCTTGATGTGCCTTTTGAAAAAATTTCTAAGAAAAAACTTAGCATTAAAGAAGTTATTAAGCAATTAGAACACGACCATTACGCCTTAGAAAAGCCTAAAAGACGCATTGAAGAATATTTTGCCGTGCGTGAGCTTTTAGAAAAAAGAAAGATAAATGATAAAGACGGAGCAAAAGTTATATTATGCTTTTACGGACCTCCGGGCGTGGGTAAAACCTCTCTTGCAAATTCCGTAGCAAAAGCACTTAAAAGAGAATTGATTCGCATAGCTTTAGGAGGACTTGAAGACGTCAATGAGCTTCGCGGACATCGTCGCACTTATATAGGAGCAATGCCTGGACGCATTACGCAGGGCTTGATAGAGGCTGGACAAATTAATCCAGTCATCGTGCTTGATGAGATAGATAAGCTTAATCGCAGCTTTAGAGGTGATCCATCTGCTGTTTTACTAGAAATTTTAGACCCAGAGCAAAACTCTAAATTTAGGGATTATTATCTTAATTTTAATTTGGATTTAAGTAAAGCTATTTTCATTGCCACTGCAAATGATATTAGCAATATCCCCTCTCCATTAAGAGATAGAATGGAATTTATCGAGCTAAGTTCTTATACGCCTAATGAAAAATTTCAAATCACAAAAAATTATCTTATCCCAGATGAGCTTAAAAAGCACGGCTTAAAAGCTAGCGAATTCAGTGTGAGTAAAGATGGGATTGAATTACTCATTAGTGATTATACTAGAGAGTCTGGTGTAAGAACTTTACGCCGTAAAATTGCCGAGCTTTGCCGTAAGACTGCCAAACAAATTTTACTTGAAGAAACTAAGAAAATTAACATTAATGCTAAAAATTTACACACTTTCTTAGATAAAAAAGTCTATGAAATTCAAAAAAGAGAAAGAGAAAATAAAATAGGGCAGGTTAATGGACTAGCTTGGACTGCTGTGGGTGGAGATGTGCTAAAGGTTGAGGCAATTAAAATTAAGGGCAAAGGTGAATTGATGCTAACAGGTTCTTTAGGTGATGTGATGAAAGAATCTGCCAAAATCGCCTTTAGCGTCATTAAAGTCCTAATTGATGAAGGCAAACTTAAATTTCCTAAAAAAGCTTTGTTGGATAGCAAAACAAATATCTATGAGCAATATAATCTCCATATCCATGTCCCAGATGGAGCAACTCCAAAAGACGGACCAAGTGCTGGCATTACTATGGCTACGGCTATGGCGTCCATTTTTAGTGAAAAAAAGGTGCGAAGTGATGTGGCGATGACAGGTGAGCTTGACTTAAATGGGAGGGTTCTGCCCATAGGTGGTTTAAAAGAAAAGCTTATAGCCGCTTATAAAGCTGAAATGACAACAGCACTCATTCCTACAAAAAATTACGAAAGAGATTTAAAAGATATCCCACAAGAAATAAGGGACAATATGAAAATTATCGCTGTAAGGGAATTTGAGGAAGTGTTAAAATATTCTTTAATGTGA
- a CDS encoding GNAT family N-acetyltransferase: MRQFEEFKRFYYEGFKLSNHLENLSFFEEELKLQNITILQNGENFFFYDRHNFLYYFVREVRDFKLQKSFVKILGKNPTYLTQNEEFLKLNGFNILIKHAQMQLLSPTFTPQNYSFIEEAKNEDIAELRKFFSQFFDTTYLFLFSLKELEDKLHQCLIYKEKGRICGGLLYTNILNGLYIDFIAVRENLAHKNVAFALLNTLIKRHPKTQLKLFVDKLNQKAVRFYEKAGFSYTKNEFNFYFKE, encoded by the coding sequence ATGCGTCAATTTGAGGAATTTAAACGATTTTATTACGAGGGCTTTAAATTAAGTAACCATTTAGAAAATTTAAGCTTTTTTGAAGAAGAGCTTAAACTCCAAAATATCACAATCTTGCAAAATGGGGAGAATTTTTTCTTCTATGATAGGCATAACTTTTTATATTATTTCGTCCGTGAAGTGCGAGATTTTAAATTACAAAAAAGTTTTGTAAAAATTTTAGGTAAAAATCCTACCTATCTCACACAAAATGAAGAATTTCTTAAACTTAACGGCTTTAATATACTCATTAAACACGCTCAAATGCAACTTTTAAGCCCCACATTTACTCCGCAAAATTATTCTTTCATCGAAGAGGCTAAAAATGAAGATATTGCGGAGCTTAGGAAGTTTTTTTCGCAGTTTTTTGATACAACTTATCTTTTTTTATTTTCCTTAAAAGAACTTGAGGATAAATTACATCAATGCCTCATTTACAAAGAAAAGGGTAGAATTTGCGGAGGATTGCTTTATACTAATATTTTAAATGGCTTATATATCGACTTTATCGCTGTGCGTGAGAATTTAGCCCACAAAAATGTCGCCTTTGCCTTACTAAATACCCTCATCAAACGCCACCCAAAAACACAACTAAAACTTTTTGTAGATAAACTCAATCAAAAAGCCGTCCGCTTCTATGAGAAAGCAGGGTTTAGTTACACTAAAAACGAATTTAATTTTTATTTTAAAGAGTGA
- a CDS encoding amino acid adenylation domain-containing protein — MICHIDDFLQKSVKKFPQKMLFKEMGGVSITYKEFDDLSQKVASKLLSTLTPTFTQSPILIILPKSINTLISFFAVAKSGNFYTLLDEKMPLERIEKIISVLKPKAFITSKSLNLKLDLATLYTEDFESYERDEEALTKARLRHIDTNLLYVFFTSGSTGVPKGVSISHKSVIDYAFWVSEEFELDENEVIANQAPLYVDASLPDIVGSVVNGGSLHLIPNASFAFPDEILSYLEKEKITMIFWKPVIYNYFAPDKESLKPYPLKHLRKILCGGDLLSAKTLNIWRSHLPHTLFANLYGPTEITDVCCFYKVDREFKDDELLPIGKACKNTELLVFDENKNFINEVGKKGELYVRGTSLSLGYYNDTEKTKAAFIQNPLHNNYLDLLYKTGDIVAYNEFGELLCYGRIDNQIKFKGHRIELGEIEAVLNSHAKIKNSACVFKDDKLIAFYESEEELDLKGFCKQKLPAYMLPKQSIKLAKLPLNINSKVDRLALYASI, encoded by the coding sequence ATGATATGTCATATTGATGACTTTTTACAAAAAAGTGTGAAAAAATTCCCTCAAAAAATGCTTTTTAAGGAAATGGGGGGAGTAAGTATCACTTATAAAGAATTTGATGATTTAAGTCAAAAGGTTGCTAGCAAACTTTTAAGCACTCTCACACCTACTTTTACGCAAAGTCCTATTTTAATCATCTTACCTAAAAGCATTAACACGCTTATTAGTTTTTTTGCTGTGGCAAAGAGTGGGAATTTTTATACCCTACTTGATGAAAAAATGCCCCTTGAAAGAATAGAAAAAATCATTAGTGTTTTAAAACCTAAGGCTTTCATCACTTCAAAAAGTTTAAATTTAAAGCTTGATTTAGCTACACTTTATACAGAAGATTTTGAAAGTTATGAAAGAGATGAAGAAGCTTTAACAAAGGCTAGATTAAGACATATTGATACCAATTTACTTTATGTCTTTTTTACAAGTGGTAGCACGGGAGTGCCTAAGGGAGTAAGCATAAGTCATAAAAGTGTGATTGATTATGCTTTTTGGGTGAGTGAGGAATTTGAGCTTGATGAAAATGAAGTGATAGCTAATCAAGCGCCGCTTTATGTCGATGCGTCCTTGCCTGACATCGTTGGAAGTGTGGTTAATGGAGGCTCACTACACCTTATCCCTAATGCCTCTTTTGCCTTTCCCGATGAAATTTTGTCTTATTTGGAAAAGGAAAAAATCACGATGATTTTTTGGAAGCCTGTGATTTATAATTATTTCGCGCCCGATAAAGAAAGTTTAAAACCTTATCCTTTAAAACATTTAAGGAAAATTTTATGCGGAGGGGATTTGCTTAGTGCTAAGACTTTAAACATTTGGCGTTCTCATCTCCCCCACACCCTCTTTGCCAATCTTTACGGACCAACTGAAATCACTGATGTGTGTTGTTTTTATAAGGTAGATAGAGAATTTAAAGATGATGAGCTTTTACCCATAGGAAAAGCTTGTAAAAATACAGAGCTTTTAGTCTTTGATGAAAATAAAAATTTCATTAATGAAGTAGGGAAAAAGGGAGAACTTTATGTAAGAGGAACTAGCCTTTCTTTAGGTTATTACAATGACACGGAAAAAACAAAAGCAGCCTTTATACAAAATCCTTTACATAACAATTATTTAGACTTACTTTATAAAACAGGAGATATTGTCGCTTATAATGAATTTGGGGAATTACTATGTTATGGAAGAATTGATAATCAAATCAAATTTAAAGGACATAGAATAGAGCTTGGTGAAATAGAAGCTGTGTTAAATTCCCACGCAAAGATTAAAAATAGTGCTTGTGTCTTTAAAGATGATAAACTCATTGCTTTTTATGAGAGTGAAGAGGAGCTTGATTTGAAGGGGTTTTGTAAGCAAAAATTGCCAGCTTATATGCTGCCAAAGCAGAGCATTAAACTTGCAAAACTTCCTTTAAACATTAATAGTAAGGTGGATAGGTTAGCCCTTTATGCGTCAATTTGA